AACGACTTCGTCACGACCCATCTCGCCCATTTGGCACCCTGTTAAGAAGGGCACAGCCGGCCGCGCGGCCCGGCAACGCCCCCGAAAAGGCCGGGATGAAGAGCGCTATCTGGTATTGGGGTACAGGCGGGGCGGGATCGCGCGTGATGATGCGGATCGCGGACCGCCTGTCCGACGCCTATGGCGCCGGACAGGTCGCGCTGTTGATGCATGCGCAAAGCGATTTCCTCGATGCGGCGCGCCAACGCGGCCACCGCGTCTTCACCGTCGGCGGCGCGGCGGGACATCGCGCCAAGTTGGGGCTTTTGCTCGCGGCGCCCCGGCGTGCAGGCCAATTGCTCGCCGCGCTGCTTCGCCACCGCCCGAAGGTGGTCATCATCCCGATGAACTTCGCCTTGGCGTGCCCGCTGGCCTTGCTTGTCAAAGCCCTGGGCGGCCGGCTGGTCTATGTCGTCCACGACGCTGAGCCCCACTCCGGCGATTTCGCGCCGGCCTATCAGCGCGCGACGCAGCGCTGGCTGGTCGGCCAGGCGCATGTGGTTGTGGCGATGTCGCAAGGCGTCGCAGCGCGCATGCGCGAGCTTCAGCCGGAACTGGCTGCTGATGCGATCGATGTCGTGCCGCTCCACATGCTGGCACGGGAGCCGCGACGCGGCGGACGTCCAAACCCGGAAGGGCCGCTGCGTCTCCTGTTCATGGGGCGGCTGCTGCCCTACAAGGGCCTCGACTTATTGGCGCAGGCGCTTTCACAGCTTTCACAGCGAACAGACTGGCGGCTGACCATTGCCGGCGACGGTCCCGAGCGAGAGCAGGTGCAGCGCTGGTTCGGCGGTATGCCGCAGGTCGATCTCACGCGCCTGAGGCCTTTCGAGGAAGCCGAGGTCGAAGAATTGATCGACAGCCATGACATCATGCTCTGCCCCTATCGCGACGCCAGCCAGTCCGGCTCTGTGGCGGAGGCGCTCTATGGCGCGATGCCGAGCCTGGTGACGCCGTCGGGCGCTCTCGCCGAGCAGATCGGGTACGGTGCCGCGGGCTGGATCACAGCGGCTGCGACACCCGAGGCGATCGCAGCGGCGGTCGCCGATTGTCTCGACAACCGCGACACCTACGCCGCGCGCTCGGCATCGACGGCGGCCTTCGCCCGGGCCGAGCTGGCCTTCAACGCGTGGCCAGCCATTCTCGCCAAAGCGACCACTTGATTCAGACGCATGACGCGGCGCTTTCCACAGACTATGTACGAAAATCCGGCAGCAGGAATCGCATAGTGAGTTTCGAGGGATTGATCGACGGTGTCGGGCTTTGGGCCGAAAGCCCGACGCGGCGTGAACTCGCGGGACGACCGGCACTGTTTCTCGATCGCGACGGCGTCATCGTCGAGGAAACCCACTATCTTTCGCGCGCCGAGGACATGGTCATGATTCCCGGCGTCGCGGAGGCTATCGCCAAAGCCAATGCCCGCGAGATTCCCGTGATCGTCGTGACGAATCAGGCTGGGATCGCGCGTGGATATTACGGCTGGGAGGATTTCGCCAAGGTCCAGGCAGCCATCATCGCCGCGCTGGCCGCGGCCGGGGCGACCTTGGACGTCGTTCTGGCCTGCGGCTATCACGGGGTCGGAACGGGGCCCCTTGCCGTGGCGGACCATGCCTGGCGGAAACCGAATTGCGGCATGCTCGACTATGCTGCCGAGCGCCACGGCATTGATCTGAGCCGGTCCTGGATCGTCGGCGACAAGGTTTCGGATCTTGAGGCCGGGTTGAAAGCTGGTTTGGCCGGCGGTTTCCTGGTCAGGACAGGGCATGGCGAAGCCGAAGCCGGATCGATGCCCTTGGCGCGGGCGCCGTTTCTAGACGGAACGTTCGCTGCCGGCGTCCGCGACAACGCCGGCATCGCTATTGGCGAACTTCTGCACGATCATCGACTTGGATAGAAATTCCGAGCTCCTGCGACATGCCATGCTCCGATGTGAATCTGCGAATGGGGAACGGTCTGGAGTTGTTTCCAATTGCGCCCCCGAAGTGCGCTCCGGTTTAATAGGCCTTCGCCGATGTCCCTGAACGGCAAAGCCCGCCTTCTGATCGTCGACCAGTCGCTTCGCGACATGGTCGGCCATCACTTCGAATATGATCTCGCGGTCGGTGACAGCGCGGCAGAGCACGGCCTGTCGGCCTCCGTGCTGGCCCATGCGAGCTTCAAAGACCTGACGCTTTTCGGCGACATACCGGCGACGCCCTGGTTCACGCAGACTTATTACAGCGTCGATCGCTCCAGGAGCGTCCAGCTCGCGCGCCGCCTGTTGCAGAAGCTCCCAATCTCGCTGCGCGCGCCGCTCATCCGGGTCGCCTCCTCGGTGCTCGGTCGCCTGAGGGCCAGGGAAGGAGCAACCTCGCAAGCGAAGACGGCGCCCCTACCGGTTTTTGGCGCCGAGCTCGGGCGATATCTCGATGTCCAGGGCTTCGGATCGCAGGACCATGTCCTGATTCACACGATCAACATGTCCGAGCTGCATTCGGCCATGGCAGCGTTCGCGAATGTCGAAGGCGGACCGATGCTGCATGTCGTCCTGCGGCGCGACGCCGATGAGCCCGGCATCCGCTCGGGCCCGTGGGGCGGGGCGCCGGGCGCATTCGAGCGTCTCGCCGCCGCACCCGCGCTGGCTCGGCGCGTCGCGTTCTATACGGACAGCGCGGGGCTGGCCCGGCAGTATCACGAGATGGCTCCCGATCTGCTCTTCCGGGTGCTGCCCGTGCCTTATCCCGTTCCCGCAGATCACCCGGTCGGCCGGTCGCGCCAAGCCGGCCCGCTGAGGCTGACCTATGTCGGCGATGCCCGCGTCGAAAAAGGATACGATCACCTGCCACAGCTCATGAGCGAGCTCGGCGAGACGCTGATCGACGGACGGACGGCCAGGCTGGTCGCGCAATCCAATGCCGCCATGAGTCTGGAGGACGATGTCATCGCCCGAGCGCGCGATACCTTGAAGCGGTATCCGACCACTCAGGTCGAGCTGCTGACACAGGTGCTCGCCGTCGACGAGTTCAATACGCTGTTGTCGGATGCCGATATCGTCATCCTGCCTTATGATGCCCAGAACTATCGCAACCGCAGCTCTGGCATCCTCGTGCAGGCGATCGCAGCCGGAAAGCCGGTCGTGATCCCGTCCCGCACCTGGCTGTCGGACACTGCGCCTGCCGGAACCAATGTCCAGTTCGATACCCCGAAGCAATTGGGCCAGGCCGTTGCGACCGCGATCCGGTCCTTCGACGCCCTCTCGGAGGAGGCGGCGCGGAACGCGCCGGCATGGCGCGCCTTCCACAATGGTTCGAATCTCGTCGGCATCCTGAAGAACGCGCTCGAAATGGCTGGCCGGGATACGTGACAGAGATCGATCTCAGCGAACCGCCCGCGCCAGGACGGCCCCGCGCCAGGGTCGCCATCATATTTCCCGCGCAGCATCTGCGCGATGCGGCGGGAGCCGCAGAAGTCCTCCGCCAGCAACATGAATGGCTGACCGAGCAAGGCTATGCCAGCCATCTCGTGCTGACCGCGCCGAGCCTGTCGCCGTTGCGAAGCTGGCGCGCCGAGCAAGCCGAACAGGCGCTTTCGCAGGCGCGGGCACTGGGCTTCGACAAGATCACGGTGGTCGGGGTGGGCTGGCGACGTCCCCGCCGCTGGCCCGCGATCCTACGGCTCGCGATCGCGGTCCTGCGGCAAGACTGGTCCCTGGATACCGATCTCGCGACCTCGGGCGTGCTCGATACGGAAGCCATTCGGCTCCGGTTGCGAAACGAGACCGATTTCGTCATCTGCAATTATCTGTCGGGCATATCGGTGGCCAACGATCTGGCGCCTCCGGAACGGCAGCTGGTGATCCTCCATGACTGGATCGACACGGCACCATCGCCCGGCATCGCCCGGATCCTGCGGGAAAATCGCGGCAGGCTCGCGCTGAACGCCGAGGAAGCAAAGCGGATCACGCTCGCGGCGCCGGAGCACCCATGCCTTGTCGGCATTCCCGTGAGGCTCTCCAAGGATGGCACGGTTGCGCCTCGCTCCCGACCGTTGCACCTCGCCGATGCGCTCGCCGCATCTGGCCCTGAGGCTCCGGCCGCGGCACAATCGCCAGCGACAGCCTCCCCCGAGGGCAGCCAGGCTATCGATCTTCTGTTCGTCGGCGGCGCGCACGTTCCCAACCGGGAAGGCATCACCGCTTTCGTGCGCGATTGCTTCGGTCCTTTCCTGTCCACTCGCGGCATCAATCTCGTCATTGCCGGCACCGTTGGGCAGCATCTCGATCTCGCCCCGCTTCCCGGCCTCCACATCGTCGGGCGAGTCCGAGATCTGAGGCCGCTTTACGATGCGGCCCGTCTCGTGATCGTGCCGCTACTCACCGGCACCGGAATCTCGATCAAGACGCTGGAAGCCATTGGCATAGACAAGCCGGTTCTCGCCACGCCGGTCGGCCTGCGCGGGTTAGGAGACGCCGCAGACCTCGCCCATCCGCCCCCGTTCGACCAAAGATGGGCCAACCGGATCCTCGAACTCCTCGAAAGCCCCGAACGTCTCGAACGGAACCGGGCGGAGCTGAAACGTTTGGCGCGCGGACAATCGCTCGGGGAGGCGCTGGCCGGGGCCTTGGCCTCCCTCTGAATGGGCAACGCGCGCTAGCATCGAGGCCAGCCGTCCATTGGCAATCACCGAGGTCCAACTTGCGGGAGGAGGGCGGATCAGTCACCGAATTCGCGGCCGGGCAGCGCTTCGAGCTAGCCGGCAAATCTCCGCCACCGAAATCCCGTCCGCGCCCTGCTTCAGGATGAACGCTTTCTGCGCGTCCGAGAACTTCGAATCCTTCATCGTCTTCCGCTCCTCCCAGCCCGTGGGAAACGACATGGAAAACTCTAACCCAAAGCGATCCAGTTTTAGGGGCTCAGATCACGCCCCAGCGCTCAATCGCCCGGTTCACCGGCTCGTAGAAATCCAGGGCGCGAGAATCCCATTTCCAGTAGTAGTAGGAGAAGCCGTGTTTCAGAGCGGCATGGTAGGTTTCAAATTGGATGACGGCCTGCGGCTCGGCAAGTAGCAGGGTTTCAAGGCATTGCGAGAAATCGTGGTAGCGATCGCTGACGGCGTCGCCGCCCAGGCTGGTCAACGTTGAAATCGCTTCTTCAATCGTTCTAGACATGCGTGGGCTCGTCAGCGATGGCTCAGCTTATCAGCAGGGTTTTTATCGGCAGGGTTTCCGCGCGACATAACCGGACGTTATGATATCTGCCTGTCAAAGCGGCAAAAAATACCGAAAGAGCAGCAAGATGAATAACAAGTCCGCTTTTGCCGAGCCCTATCGCGCCCGCGCTGCCGCATCCAAAATCCCATTTGGCCGCCCCGCTATCGTCGGAAATGAGCTGGGCTATATAGCCGAGGCAATTGCAAATGGAACGATTGCGGGCGGCGGCCCCTTCATGCAGCGTTGCGAGAAGTGGCTCGAGCAGCATCTGCCCGCGCGCCGCGCCTTGATGACGCATTCCTGCACGGCGGCGCTCGAGATGGCGGCCATGTTGTCAGGTGTCGGACCGGGCGACGAAGTGATCATGCCGTCCTTCACGTTTTCGGCAACGGCGACGGCCTTCGTACTGCGCGGCGCCACACCTGTCTTCGTCGACATCAGGCGGGACACGCTGAACATCGACGAAAACCTGATCGAAGCCGCCATCACGCCCAGGACACGTGCCGTCGTGCCAGTGCATTATGCTGGCCTAGCTTGCGAGATGGACACAATTCTCGCCATTGCAGCGCGCCACAAGCTGCTCGTCATCGAGGATGCCGCACAGGCGCACCTGTCTTTCTATAAGGGGCGCGCATTGGGAACCATTGGCGATCTCGGCTGCTTGTCGTTCCACGAAACCAAGAACATCATCTCCGGTGAGGGCGGCGCGCTGATCGTCAGCAATGAGCGCTTTCTGGAGCGCGCCGAGATCATTCGCGAGAAAGGCACCGATCGCAGCAGGTTTTTCCGCGGCCAAGTCGACAAGTACACATGGCAAGATATCGGATCGTCATACTGCCCGGGCGAAATCGTCAGCGCGTTTCTTTTCGCGCAGCTCGAGCATGTCGAGGCCATCTGTGCCCGCCGCCGCGCCTTGTACGATCTCTATCGTGAACACCTGCAGTTGCTGGCCAAGCGCGGCGATATCGTGATTCCCGAAGCGACAGGGACCGATGCCAATGGCCATATCTTCTGGCTCTTGCTCAAGGACGAGCCTACGCGGGCCGCACTCATCAAGCATCTGGCGGCCTATAATATTAACGCCGTGTTTCACTATATTCCGCTACATTCGGCACCGGCGGGCCGCAAATTTGGCCGGACCGATGGTGATCTGACCGTGACCGATTCCGTCAGCAACTCGCTGCTGCGACTGCCGCTCTATCTTGAGCTCACCGATGACGACGTACACCGCATCATCGACACGATCAGTGGCTTCTTCGGGCAAAAATCCTGATCATGCCGAGCTCCGCCAACGTTTCACTATCGAAAGGCTGTCGCGTCGGCATCATCCAGTCGAGCTATATTCCCTGGCGGGGATATTTTGACATGATCGAGCGCTGCGACGTGTTCGTATTTCTCGACAGCGTCCAGTTTACACGCCGCGACTGGCGAACGCGCAACGCCATCAAGACGCCGAACGGCTCGTCCTGGCTGTCGATTCCGGTGAAGCAGAAGGGCAATTTTCACGCCTCGATCGATTCCGTCGTCATCAATGACCCGAGCTGGGCGGCCACGCACCTGCGTAGCATTCAAGGTGCCTACCGTCGGGCCGAGGCTTATGATGCGGTTTACCCCGTCTTAGCCGATGCGTTTGCCGCGATTGCGCACCAGAGTTCTCTGTCGACCGTCAATCAGCATCTGACCCGCGCCCTGTGCGAAGCACTTGAGATCAAAACGCCGCTTCTGGTGGACGTCGACCTCATCGCGCGCGAGAGACTCGATACTGCCGATTCGACCCAGCGACTGATCGACCTGGCGAAGGCGGCGGGCGGGACATCCTACCTCTCCGGGCCGTCCGCGCGCAGCTATCTCGATGAAAGACGATTTCAGGATGCCGGTCTTGAGGTCGCATGGATGGACTATGCCAACAGTCTGATCCCGTACCGGCAACTCTGGGGGGATTTCGTGCCGGCTGTGTCCATTATCGATCCACTGCTGAATCTGGGCTTTGAAGCGACGCGGGCCACATTGCGGGATCGAAGCTATGCCGCATGATCCAGTAAGGCCCAATGGAACGTCAGGCGCGGATGCGACTGAATCCATCACCGTGTCATGGCTGCTTATTACGATTCGGCGCTCGCCCAGCACGGCACGACCGCGCGCGGAGTCGACTGGAAGGACGATGCCTCTCACCGGACCCGCCACGTCCAGTTCTTGAGGCTGATCGAGCACGATCCCGATGCTTCGATCCTCGATCTGGGCTGCGGCTATGGCGATTTCCTCACCGTCTTGCGGCAAGCTGGCCATCGTGGGAGCTATGTCGGCTGTGATATCGCATCCGGTATGATCGAAGCCGCACGTCAGATGCATGGCGAAGGGGACGACCGACGCTGGCACCTCGGTGCCGCCCCGCCGGAGGCATCCTGAATGTGCGGCGGGCACTGACCCGGCCGGCTGGTCCGGCTACGTCGACGAGACGATCGATCAACTTGCGGTCAACAGCACGAAAGGGTTCGCTTTCAACATGCTGACGCTGTGACCTGAGACCCTGATCTTCCTCCAGATTTGAGTAGAGTCCGTCACTCACGGAGACGGACGATGCGCCCCTCACGATTCACGGAAGAGCAGATCATCGGAATGCTGAAGGAGCAGGAGGCTGGAGCTGCGACGGCGGATGTCTGCCGCAAGCACGGCATCTCCTCGGCGACCTTCTACAAGTTCAAGGCGAAGTATGGCGGGATGGACGTGTCGGATGCGCGTCGGCTGAAGACCCTCGAGGATGAGAACGCCCGCCTCAAGAAGCTGCTGGCCGAACAGATGCTCGACAACGCGATCCTGAAGGATGTCGCCGCAAAAAAATGGTGACGCCCGATGCGAAGCGGAAGGCGGTGGCTCATGCCTGCACGGTGCATGCGGTGAGCCAGCGTCGGGCGTGCCTGGCCTTGACGATCGACCGCTCGACGGTGCGCTACACAAGCACCCGGCCGGACGATGCCCTGTTGCGCGAGGCGATGAAGGTCGTGGCGGCGGAGCGCCGGCGGTTCGGCTATCGCAGGATCCACATCATGCTGGACCGCCAGGGCATCGTGATGAACCAGAAGAAGCTGCGACGGCTCTATCGCGAAGAGAAGCTGCAGGTGCGCCGGCGTGGCGGCCGCAAACGGGCACTGGGCACGCGCAGGCCCATGCTCGTGCCTGATCGGGCCAACGCGCGCTGGAGCCTCGATTTTCTTTCCGACACGATCTCGGACGGTCGTCGCTTCAGGGTGCTCGCCATCGTCGACGATTATACGCGCGAATGCCTGGCGCTCGTCGCCGACACTTCGCTTTCAGGTCTGCGCGTGGCTCGGGAACTGGATGGCGTCATTCGGCTGCGCGGCCGGCCGGGGACGATCGTGTCCGACAACGGCACCGAGTTCACCTCGATGGCGATCCTGCGCTGGTGCCAGGAGACCGGCGTCGCGTGGCACTACATCGCCCCCGGCAAGCCGACGCAGAACGCCTTCGTCGAGAGCTTCAACGGACGCTTCCGAGACGAGTGTCTCAACGACATGCTGTTCTCGACGCTCACTGATGCCCGCAGCGCTATCACCTCATGGAAGGAGAACTACAACCGCCACCGACCCCACTCGGCCCTCGGCAACATCACGCCCGCCGAGTTCGCCCTCAAATCCGCGCTGGAAAAACAGGCCGCCTAAGGCCAGAAACGAAACCCAGGACTCTTCCTCAGGTCGGAGGAGAAAAGGGTCTCAGGTCAGCTGTCATCCGACCCCGACAAACGTCAGTCGCATCTGTTCTATGCCGATCCCGTGACCATGCTGGCCAATTGCCTCGCCCGTTATGGCCGGCATGTCGCATTGCTCCAGGATTACGGGGTGTGGGAGTTTACGGTGCTGGTGCGGTTCGCGTCGAAGAGTTAGAGCATTCTCTTCATGCGAACCGGTGCCCACTTCGCTCGAAAATGCTCTAATTGCCTTTTTGGGCAAAGATGACGTGCCCGTGTGTTTCGATCTTATAACCAATGCTTGATAGAAACGAGGTGACATCAGGGCCGGTTAGTGCCGTTGTTCCGGGTTTGTTGTGAATATCCGTAGAGATGAATACATTGGAATTCTCTGTAAGAAGCTTAGTTGCTCCTTTGAGGACCTCAACTTCGTAGCCTTCTACGTCGATCTTGATAACGATTCTGGAATGGTCAGCGAAATTGAGCTTTTCGGCTAGTCCGTCGAGTGTGATGACGTCGACCGAATACGCTTCTGCTTTGCTTAGGAACGCATCGTCGCGCTGTCCAAGTCGTGATGATTCCGGCAGAAAGGGCACTTCCCCCGTCGGATCCTCAGGTTGTTCAAAAAACTCGGCCTCGCCTTGCGCATCCGAGACTGCAGCGGCAAACAAAGTTACACGGGAAGAGCCGCCGTTTCGTGCGAG
This genomic interval from Bosea sp. 29B contains the following:
- the rffA gene encoding dTDP-4-amino-4,6-dideoxygalactose transaminase; translation: MNNKSAFAEPYRARAAASKIPFGRPAIVGNELGYIAEAIANGTIAGGGPFMQRCEKWLEQHLPARRALMTHSCTAALEMAAMLSGVGPGDEVIMPSFTFSATATAFVLRGATPVFVDIRRDTLNIDENLIEAAITPRTRAVVPVHYAGLACEMDTILAIAARHKLLVIEDAAQAHLSFYKGRALGTIGDLGCLSFHETKNIISGEGGALIVSNERFLERAEIIREKGTDRSRFFRGQVDKYTWQDIGSSYCPGEIVSAFLFAQLEHVEAICARRRALYDLYREHLQLLAKRGDIVIPEATGTDANGHIFWLLLKDEPTRAALIKHLAAYNINAVFHYIPLHSAPAGRKFGRTDGDLTVTDSVSNSLLRLPLYLELTDDDVHRIIDTISGFFGQKS
- a CDS encoding HAD-IIIA family hydrolase encodes the protein MIQTHDAALSTDYVRKSGSRNRIVSFEGLIDGVGLWAESPTRRELAGRPALFLDRDGVIVEETHYLSRAEDMVMIPGVAEAIAKANAREIPVIVVTNQAGIARGYYGWEDFAKVQAAIIAALAAAGATLDVVLACGYHGVGTGPLAVADHAWRKPNCGMLDYAAERHGIDLSRSWIVGDKVSDLEAGLKAGLAGGFLVRTGHGEAEAGSMPLARAPFLDGTFAAGVRDNAGIAIGELLHDHRLG
- a CDS encoding IS3 family transposase (programmed frameshift) — protein: MRPSRFTEEQIIGMLKEQEAGAATADVCRKHGISSATFYKFKAKYGGMDVSDARRLKTLEDENARLKKLLAEQMLDNAILKDVAAKKMVTPDAKRKAVAHACTVHAVSQRRACLALTIDRSTVRYTSTRPDDALLREAMKVVAAERRRFGYRRIHIMLDRQGIVMNQKKLRRLYREEKLQVRRRGGRKRALGTRRPMLVPDRANARWSLDFLSDTISDGRRFRVLAIVDDYTRECLALVADTSLSGLRVARELDGVIRLRGRPGTIVSDNGTEFTSMAILRWCQETGVAWHYIAPGKPTQNAFVESFNGRFRDECLNDMLFSTLTDARSAITSWKENYNRHRPHSALGNITPAEFALKSALEKQAA
- a CDS encoding glycosyltransferase family 4 protein is translated as MTEIDLSEPPAPGRPRARVAIIFPAQHLRDAAGAAEVLRQQHEWLTEQGYASHLVLTAPSLSPLRSWRAEQAEQALSQARALGFDKITVVGVGWRRPRRWPAILRLAIAVLRQDWSLDTDLATSGVLDTEAIRLRLRNETDFVICNYLSGISVANDLAPPERQLVILHDWIDTAPSPGIARILRENRGRLALNAEEAKRITLAAPEHPCLVGIPVRLSKDGTVAPRSRPLHLADALAASGPEAPAAAQSPATASPEGSQAIDLLFVGGAHVPNREGITAFVRDCFGPFLSTRGINLVIAGTVGQHLDLAPLPGLHIVGRVRDLRPLYDAARLVIVPLLTGTGISIKTLEAIGIDKPVLATPVGLRGLGDAADLAHPPPFDQRWANRILELLESPERLERNRAELKRLARGQSLGEALAGALASL
- a CDS encoding class I SAM-dependent methyltransferase yields the protein MAAYYDSALAQHGTTARGVDWKDDASHRTRHVQFLRLIEHDPDASILDLGCGYGDFLTVLRQAGHRGSYVGCDIASGMIEAARQMHGEGDDRRWHLGAAPPEAS
- a CDS encoding glycosyltransferase family 4 protein; its protein translation is MMMRIADRLSDAYGAGQVALLMHAQSDFLDAARQRGHRVFTVGGAAGHRAKLGLLLAAPRRAGQLLAALLRHRPKVVIIPMNFALACPLALLVKALGGRLVYVVHDAEPHSGDFAPAYQRATQRWLVGQAHVVVAMSQGVAARMRELQPELAADAIDVVPLHMLAREPRRGGRPNPEGPLRLLFMGRLLPYKGLDLLAQALSQLSQRTDWRLTIAGDGPEREQVQRWFGGMPQVDLTRLRPFEEAEVEELIDSHDIMLCPYRDASQSGSVAEALYGAMPSLVTPSGALAEQIGYGAAGWITAAATPEAIAAAVADCLDNRDTYAARSASTAAFARAELAFNAWPAILAKATT
- a CDS encoding WbqC family protein, with protein sequence MPSSANVSLSKGCRVGIIQSSYIPWRGYFDMIERCDVFVFLDSVQFTRRDWRTRNAIKTPNGSSWLSIPVKQKGNFHASIDSVVINDPSWAATHLRSIQGAYRRAEAYDAVYPVLADAFAAIAHQSSLSTVNQHLTRALCEALEIKTPLLVDVDLIARERLDTADSTQRLIDLAKAAGGTSYLSGPSARSYLDERRFQDAGLEVAWMDYANSLIPYRQLWGDFVPAVSIIDPLLNLGFEATRATLRDRSYAA